The following proteins are encoded in a genomic region of Paenibacillus sp. FSL R7-0273:
- the cntE gene encoding staphylopine family metallophore export MFS transporter CntE — protein sequence MKGVLAWPFLRLYLLTFLYFSANSILNVIIPLKGESLGASNSTIGVVMGAYLFTTMFLRPWAGQVIYRQGPVKVLRIILLINAVALSLYTFTGLGGYFFARMLQGICTAFFSMSLQLGIIDSLPEKDRSQGISMYSLCASLPGVIGPLMAVNIWETGSMSVFSVTLISMAVLTGAFGFSATMKAADIRPVPQQADRQGSFSQLFTNPHLFLCSILMLGSSVVFGGVTTFIPLYAGQIGHASAALYLMLQAGMIVAARFFLRKKIPSDGKWHPGFVKGIILSLTAASLCTGLSGYGGFAVFYCGALLMGLAQAMLYPTLTTYLTFVLPESKRNVQIGLFIAMADLGVSLGGVMLGPVADLLSYSWMYMICAILGAGLLLFISRQQLRLHHEN from the coding sequence GTGAAGGGAGTCCTGGCGTGGCCCTTTCTGAGATTGTATCTGCTGACATTTTTGTATTTCAGCGCCAATTCGATTTTGAATGTAATTATACCCTTGAAAGGTGAATCACTCGGTGCCAGCAATTCGACCATAGGTGTAGTCATGGGGGCTTATTTATTTACAACGATGTTCCTGCGCCCCTGGGCAGGTCAGGTCATTTATCGACAGGGTCCTGTAAAGGTGCTGCGGATCATTCTGCTTATCAATGCCGTAGCTTTATCACTTTATACCTTTACAGGATTAGGCGGATATTTCTTTGCACGGATGCTGCAAGGTATATGCACAGCCTTTTTCTCCATGTCGCTGCAGCTGGGCATCATCGATTCACTGCCCGAAAAGGACCGTTCACAAGGTATTTCAATGTATTCGCTCTGCGCTTCGTTACCCGGAGTCATTGGGCCATTAATGGCAGTGAATATTTGGGAGACCGGGAGCATGAGTGTTTTTTCAGTAACACTTATCAGCATGGCTGTGCTTACCGGTGCTTTTGGCTTCAGTGCCACGATGAAGGCTGCAGATATCCGTCCTGTGCCTCAGCAGGCTGACAGGCAGGGCTCCTTTAGCCAGCTATTCACGAACCCGCACTTATTTCTCTGTAGTATTCTGATGCTGGGTTCATCCGTTGTTTTCGGTGGAGTAACAACGTTTATTCCCTTGTACGCAGGGCAGATCGGGCATGCAAGCGCAGCTCTCTATCTGATGCTGCAGGCGGGGATGATAGTAGCAGCAAGATTCTTTTTGCGTAAAAAAATACCCTCGGACGGCAAATGGCATCCTGGCTTTGTAAAAGGGATCATTTTGTCTCTTACTGCTGCTTCCCTATGCACTGGACTATCCGGTTATGGCGGATTTGCAGTTTTCTATTGCGGAGCTTTGCTAATGGGCTTGGCCCAAGCGATGCTGTATCCGACATTAACCACCTATTTGACCTTCGTTCTGCCGGAGTCCAAGCGCAACGTACAAATCGGGTTATTCATTGCTATGGCTGACCTGGGCGTATCACTTGGTGGGGTAATGCTTGGTCCTGTTGCCGACTTGTTATCCTATTCCTGGATGTATATGATTTGCGCCATACTTGGAGCAGGGCTGCTGCTCTTTATTTCCAGGCAGCAGCTCCGCTTGCATCATGAGAATTGA
- a CDS encoding NAD(P)/FAD-dependent oxidoreductase encodes MDLQSGKLYWPTTVAAPPSYPKLEENISCDVLIIGAGSSGAQCANLLCEQGMSVVIVDKRKAGEGSTSTNTALIQYAGEKSFVSLSHSFGEEAAARHLKLCEQSINDIERVSSQLPINPEFIRRDSLYYASCKEDVSDLVSEHALLKKYGFKVDLWDARQISALYPFQKESALYYHDDAEMNPLKFVYGLLEKVKSLGGLIFENTEITGRRFEQDYALFYTKEHREIRARHVIIAAGYEDSDFKVEKNATLASSYAVITRPIADFSSWHKRTLIWETARPYVYMRTTPDNRIIIGGMDKDTAYAETRDSRILASKDKLIEAFSELFPDIQAVPEYYLGAFYGGTHDGMPIIGQYDAYPHCYMIMAYGDNGTVYNGVLAKIVSDKILTGSSPDLDLYLQTRPLAVT; translated from the coding sequence ATGGATCTGCAAAGCGGTAAATTGTACTGGCCGACAACGGTCGCTGCCCCCCCTTCTTATCCCAAGCTCGAAGAGAACATATCCTGTGATGTCCTGATCATTGGTGCAGGCAGCTCAGGCGCCCAGTGTGCAAATCTCCTGTGTGAGCAAGGGATGTCTGTCGTTATAGTCGACAAAAGAAAAGCGGGAGAAGGCAGCACTAGCACCAATACAGCATTAATACAGTACGCAGGAGAAAAAAGCTTTGTTTCCCTGAGCCATTCTTTTGGTGAGGAGGCTGCTGCACGTCATCTCAAGCTATGTGAGCAGTCTATTAACGACATTGAGCGGGTAAGCAGCCAGCTACCCATAAATCCTGAATTTATCAGACGGGACAGCCTGTATTATGCTAGCTGCAAAGAGGATGTATCAGACCTGGTCAGTGAGCATGCTCTCCTTAAGAAATACGGGTTCAAAGTGGATCTGTGGGATGCGCGGCAAATATCCGCCCTGTATCCCTTTCAGAAAGAGTCCGCACTGTACTATCACGATGATGCTGAGATGAATCCGCTTAAATTCGTTTACGGTCTGCTTGAGAAGGTTAAGTCACTGGGAGGCTTGATATTTGAAAATACAGAGATAACAGGCAGACGTTTCGAACAGGATTATGCCCTCTTCTATACCAAAGAGCACCGGGAAATTAGGGCCAGACATGTTATTATCGCAGCAGGTTATGAAGACAGTGATTTTAAAGTAGAAAAAAATGCTACACTGGCCAGCTCTTATGCTGTAATCACAAGGCCTATCGCCGATTTTTCAAGCTGGCATAAACGAACCTTAATATGGGAAACTGCACGCCCTTATGTGTATATGCGTACAACACCCGACAACCGGATTATCATTGGAGGCATGGACAAGGATACGGCCTATGCTGAAACAAGGGATTCCAGAATCCTTGCAAGCAAGGATAAGCTGATTGAGGCGTTTAGCGAGCTATTCCCGGATATTCAGGCTGTACCGGAATACTATCTGGGTGCCTTTTATGGAGGAACGCACGACGGCATGCCAATCATCGGCCAATATGATGCCTATCCGCATTGCTATATGATTATGGCTTATGGAGATAACGGCACTGTGTACAACGGGGTTTTAGCCAAAATTGTCTCCGACAAGATCCTCACAGGGTCCAGCCCGGATCTGGACCTTTATCTGCAGACCAGACCCCTTGCTGTGACATGA